The Amblyomma americanum isolate KBUSLIRL-KWMA chromosome 6, ASM5285725v1, whole genome shotgun sequence genome has a window encoding:
- the LOC144095389 gene encoding CRISP/Allergen/PR-1-like, whose protein sequence is MHVMAHQECKEEYRKRRPTHTACKPPNRNCFVRNRSISPEERLLILRTHNVYQSMVALGKLQGFPSAVNMARLVWDEELTSVAQAKAEQCTSAKGEYNHDHRRDRFTTKFNAPGQNLAFRGRNFSFSSTDWPGRIKE, encoded by the exons ATGCACGTGATGG CTCACCAGGAGTGCAAGGAAGAGTACCGCAAGCGGCGTCCCACGCACACGGCCTGCAAGCCTCCCAACAGGAACTGCTTCGTCAGGAATAGAAGCATCAGCCCGGAGGAGCGGCTCCTCATACTGAGGACCCACAACGTCTACCAGAGCATGGTGGCCCTAGGAAAACTGCAGGGCTTTCCTTCGGCCGTTAATATGGCTCGGCTTGTCTGGGACGAAGAGCTCACTTCCGTGGCACAAGCGAAAGCCGAGCAGTGTACATCCGCCAAGGGAGAGTACAACCACGACCACCGGCGCGACCGCTTCACGACCAAGTTCAATGCGCCGGGACAGAACCTTGCCTTCCGTGGTAGAAACTTCTCTTTCTCGAGCACCGACTGGCCTGGTCGCATCAAGGAGTGA